A region of Candidatus Poribacteria bacterium DNA encodes the following proteins:
- a CDS encoding ammonium transporter, with protein sequence MKRKVIITVFVLTCLLSLNAFALNGLVDTDGKLEKVETSKYMGDTLWVLVAAFLVFFMQAGFAMVESGFTRAKNAVNILMKNLMDFSMGSVAYWAIGFAIMFGAGNAFMGTSGWFVPSESLAEGAATDASVFSALEWSSVPTYAAWLFQLVFAATAATIVSGAMAERTQFKSYLIYSVFITGIIYPVVGHWVWGGGWLADVGMSDFAGSTVVHSTGGWLALTGAIVLGPRIGKYDGDGNPRPIAGHNLPLAALGVFILWLGWFGFNPGSQMGADAAAISSIAITTNLAAATGAILAMITAWLILGKPDAGMALNGALGGLVAITAGCASVTPESAAIIGALGGIVVVLSVLLFEKLRIDDPVGAISVHGTCGALGTILVGFFDSSSGVFAGGGFALLGAQVIGVLAVFAWCLVTGFILFYGIKAATGLRVTEEEEQAGLDYEEHGANAYPDFNVSAIR encoded by the coding sequence ATGAAAAGAAAGGTTATCATAACAGTTTTTGTGCTCACCTGCTTGCTGAGTTTGAATGCTTTCGCGCTAAATGGATTGGTAGATACCGATGGCAAGCTCGAAAAGGTTGAAACTTCCAAGTATATGGGAGACACATTGTGGGTGCTTGTCGCTGCATTTCTTGTTTTCTTTATGCAGGCAGGATTCGCTATGGTGGAGTCTGGGTTCACGCGTGCTAAGAACGCCGTCAACATTCTCATGAAGAACCTTATGGACTTCTCAATGGGTTCAGTCGCTTACTGGGCAATTGGTTTTGCTATTATGTTTGGTGCCGGTAATGCATTCATGGGAACAAGTGGTTGGTTCGTTCCTTCTGAATCCCTCGCAGAAGGCGCAGCGACTGATGCGAGTGTGTTTAGCGCATTGGAGTGGAGTTCTGTCCCGACTTATGCAGCATGGCTCTTCCAACTTGTGTTTGCTGCGACTGCCGCGACGATTGTTTCCGGTGCAATGGCGGAGCGTACACAGTTCAAAAGTTATCTGATTTACAGTGTCTTCATTACAGGTATTATCTATCCGGTTGTTGGACACTGGGTTTGGGGCGGTGGTTGGTTGGCAGATGTAGGTATGTCGGATTTTGCCGGTTCAACAGTCGTCCATTCCACAGGCGGTTGGCTCGCATTAACAGGTGCTATTGTTTTAGGACCTCGTATTGGTAAATACGATGGAGATGGAAACCCCAGACCGATTGCGGGACACAATCTTCCGCTTGCTGCACTTGGGGTCTTTATTTTGTGGCTCGGTTGGTTCGGATTTAACCCCGGTAGCCAAATGGGCGCGGATGCAGCAGCGATTTCCAGTATCGCTATAACGACCAACCTCGCAGCCGCCACTGGTGCGATTCTCGCAATGATTACCGCATGGCTTATCCTCGGCAAACCCGATGCAGGCATGGCACTCAACGGCGCACTCGGCGGATTAGTCGCCATCACTGCAGGTTGTGCGTCTGTCACGCCAGAATCCGCTGCGATTATTGGTGCACTCGGTGGTATTGTTGTTGTTCTGAGTGTTCTGTTGTTTGAGAAACTCCGCATTGATGACCCAGTTGGTGCTATTTCCGTACATGGTACCTGTGGTGCCTTAGGCACAATCCTCGTCGGATTTTTCGACAGCTCAAGTGGCGTTTTCGCCGGTGGTGGATTCGCACTTCTCGGGGCACAGGTCATCGGTGTTCTTGCTGTTTTCGCATGGTGCCTCGTTACTGGCTTTATTCTCTTCTACGGAATCAAAGCCGCTACAGGTTTGCGGGTTACGGAAGAGGAAGAACAGGCAGGACTTGATTACGAAGAACACGGTGCAAATGCCTATCCTGACTTTAATGTCTCCGCAATACGTTAA
- a CDS encoding glycosyltransferase family 39 protein yields MLKFSTKHCPKKMQIALLSVIVLFGVALRFWNLGQWSFWIDEVFTVRDAQSLSFESWRNIPNPIPYLAVKLSISLAGSDEWGSRLIPCLIGIISIPVVFGLGRTLFNWQVGLLSGAFVACSSWHLFWAQNARYPVFTFLFAILTAWFFYLSLERDSTLLTIGALVSCLCLILSHTLSVVIVPALSAYAMICLLEKSNRKRWLNLLIFFIPFAIPVLALALPDVRGYLFSGWGRNVWQRSPLYIVLTLVQGVSIPVAVAAFFGFVATPINKSTRFLLCYAGVPLVLFLIASQLQNVAGYYLFWTTPAYFILAGVACERVWKAIEMKSGSTLGVLVPCVLLVTLLSQNYLYFRIENGGRPKWREAFEAIRTETQPTDKVVLSEPEMGRYYLPELTPIYIGGLLDNSEAFEKEWETSGRKRLWFLVDVASFNVFDANENVRNWIRQRGHLIKTFPAFSRAKDRTIHVYLLE; encoded by the coding sequence ATGCTGAAATTTTCGACAAAACATTGCCCAAAAAAGATGCAAATCGCGCTTCTGAGTGTCATTGTGCTGTTCGGGGTAGCACTCCGATTTTGGAACTTAGGGCAGTGGAGTTTTTGGATTGATGAGGTCTTCACGGTTCGGGACGCGCAAAGCCTCTCATTTGAGAGTTGGCGGAACATTCCGAATCCGATCCCGTATCTTGCAGTGAAGTTGTCAATCTCGCTTGCTGGCAGTGACGAATGGGGAAGTCGTTTGATCCCCTGTCTCATCGGTATCATTTCTATCCCAGTAGTCTTCGGGTTAGGTAGGACACTCTTCAACTGGCAGGTCGGACTTCTGAGTGGAGCATTTGTGGCATGCTCCAGTTGGCACCTGTTTTGGGCACAGAACGCTCGTTATCCTGTTTTCACCTTTCTGTTTGCGATATTGACAGCATGGTTTTTCTATTTGTCTCTTGAACGAGATTCAACGCTTTTGACAATAGGCGCGCTTGTTTCTTGCCTCTGTTTAATTCTCTCGCATACCCTCTCTGTAGTGATTGTTCCGGCTTTATCGGCTTATGCTATGATCTGCTTGTTAGAAAAATCTAACAGGAAGCGGTGGCTGAATTTGCTTATCTTTTTTATCCCGTTTGCGATTCCAGTGCTGGCTCTCGCGCTCCCAGATGTTCGGGGTTATCTCTTCTCCGGATGGGGACGCAACGTATGGCAGCGGAGTCCGCTCTACATTGTGCTAACGCTTGTCCAAGGTGTGAGCATCCCAGTTGCCGTCGCCGCCTTTTTCGGGTTCGTTGCGACACCTATCAACAAATCCACACGCTTTTTGCTCTGTTATGCCGGTGTCCCGTTGGTACTCTTCCTGATCGCCTCGCAGCTTCAAAATGTCGCTGGCTATTATCTATTCTGGACAACGCCCGCCTATTTTATTCTTGCTGGTGTTGCATGTGAACGGGTCTGGAAAGCAATAGAGATGAAATCAGGAAGCACGCTTGGTGTACTCGTGCCGTGTGTGCTTCTGGTGACACTTCTATCACAAAACTATCTCTATTTTAGAATTGAAAATGGCGGGAGACCGAAATGGCGGGAGGCGTTTGAAGCCATCCGAACAGAGACGCAACCTACCGATAAAGTGGTGCTTTCAGAACCTGAGATGGGTAGGTATTATCTTCCTGAATTGACACCTATTTATATCGGCGGACTGTTAGACAACTCGGAAGCGTTTGAAAAAGAATGGGAAACTTCGGGCAGAAAACGGTTATGGTTTCTGGTCGATGTGGCGAGTTTTAATGTTTTTGATGCAAATGAAAATGTCCGCAATTGGATTCGCCAACGCGGACATCTCATAAAAACGTTCCCTGCCTTCTCGCGGGCAAAAGACAGAACGATTCATGTTTATCTGTTAGAATAG